A window from Chitinophaga filiformis encodes these proteins:
- a CDS encoding FecR family protein — translation MDEEQITQLVIDELLGNITPEDAAMLNELVQEDATAAALRLEIIRLLTEGDMQGALDEKIPIERALTKLENQKNKTKKRSFRGPGTVIIAFIVLATIFLFYKQQQQADISKKSVDLQAAIYKYPVLMFGDGSFIRMDQINDNKISNLSSGPLRNTAYIHGSIHQFEKATLITARGENYQVVLSDGSTLYAGPKTSITFFLGNTAPRREIAISGQAFIDVTHDPQRPFIVDLPHDGKVKVLGTSFNVNTEEQGGIQVALKEGSVQVENGQDSTRLEPGFAASWKKGSRICTTRFNEDTVSFWRQGRYLCSKATLRDLANVMEHCYHYPVSIDVPAEVDTSRFVDRELVRGNSIETFLNSGVVFPSHSKFIFYFDKDSTLHISLNHGPSTNHR, via the coding sequence TTGGACGAGGAACAGATAACACAGTTGGTAATTGATGAACTGCTGGGCAACATCACACCGGAAGATGCTGCCATGCTCAATGAACTCGTGCAGGAAGACGCCACTGCGGCGGCGCTTCGCCTTGAAATCATCCGGCTGTTGACAGAAGGAGATATGCAGGGTGCGCTGGATGAAAAAATACCAATAGAAAGAGCACTCACAAAGCTGGAAAATCAAAAAAATAAAACAAAGAAGCGCTCTTTCCGGGGTCCCGGCACTGTTATCATCGCATTCATTGTCCTCGCCACAATTTTTCTTTTTTATAAACAACAGCAACAGGCAGACATATCAAAAAAATCAGTAGATCTGCAAGCAGCAATATATAAATACCCTGTACTGATGTTCGGAGACGGAAGCTTTATCAGGATGGATCAGATAAACGATAATAAGATCTCCAACCTGTCATCCGGCCCGCTGCGCAACACAGCCTATATTCATGGCAGCATACATCAGTTTGAGAAGGCAACGCTCATCACCGCAAGGGGTGAAAATTACCAGGTAGTACTATCCGATGGAAGTACGCTCTATGCCGGCCCGAAAACCTCCATCACATTTTTCCTTGGCAATACTGCCCCCCGACGCGAAATTGCCATTAGCGGACAGGCATTCATAGATGTAACACACGATCCCCAAAGACCGTTTATTGTAGATTTACCACATGATGGTAAAGTGAAAGTGCTGGGAACATCCTTCAATGTAAATACGGAAGAACAGGGTGGCATACAGGTAGCACTGAAAGAAGGCAGTGTCCAAGTAGAGAACGGGCAGGATTCCACCCGCCTGGAGCCGGGTTTTGCTGCGAGCTGGAAGAAAGGCAGCCGCATTTGCACAACGAGGTTTAACGAAGATACTGTATCGTTCTGGCGGCAGGGTCGGTATCTCTGTTCCAAAGCTACACTGCGTGACCTGGCCAATGTAATGGAACACTGCTATCATTACCCGGTTAGCATAGATGTTCCGGCGGAGGTAGACACATCGCGCTTTGTTGACAGGGAACTGGTGAGAGGTAATTCCATTGAAACCTTTCTCAATAGTGGAGTGGTCTTTCCCTCACATAGTAAGTTTATATTTTATTTCGACAAGGATAGTACATTACACATTTCTCTCAATCATGGGCCGTCAACTAACCACCGCTGA
- a CDS encoding prolyl oligopeptidase family serine peptidase, producing MLTTSPILIPLLLCCHLMAWSRQALITNDSYRTWTRLSPNYGLRDDGRYLWYQYGSPATGDILVLRSADDQLHREFPHGFNPAFSGASFLFQLPGDTLAIFTSDSMSYLRDVTTYVVAQHQLILQQSHALSWIDLHTGGSKTIYEGSVSQIAFNGQQLAFIEGHTLRYYQREMDTTRILHDSCMGPLQISRDGKRIICQLLPAQTPAQEQIKIWHYQDYYLQTAPPVSTTISIHLEDGQVLPVNTPGTQIAYQDGGRYIITQNNLNYQEYYWNKAVISTLYLVDTQSGEGKTITANKEKLLIQPAISPGERFMTWLDPSSQYICCYEIATGQTRDVLKGVEVAQWTAGDSILFIHTADDVWKVDPTGNKPAMNLTHGKRQHTRFRLLFPGVFLAFDTKTKQNGFRRWHYNSLAPGIMDDALYYWPQYPLDQYKPVKAKDTTVYLLQRMQATAAPNLLLTDDFIRFTPVSHIRPEKDYNWLTVELTKAGLLYKPANFDPKQKYPVIFHYYERSEDYLHRYLPPALSEGNLNVPAYVSNGYIVCIPDIRTQKGHPGKSAAKAVLRAAKYLSTFPWVDRQRMGLQGHSFGGYITNYIISHSHRFAAAQASAGPVDFFSGYGAVRKIAGTAMQHLYEQGQNNMGVPPWDRPGLYLKNSPIVHADKIHTPLLLLHNDNDNAVPFAQSIELFTALRRLQRPVWLIQYRNEGHQLFRDPQKLDFSIRQQQFFDHYLKGTPMPDWMKTH from the coding sequence GTGTTAACCACCAGCCCCATATTGATCCCGCTCCTGCTCTGCTGCCATTTAATGGCATGGTCCCGGCAAGCACTTATTACCAATGATAGTTATCGTACCTGGACAAGACTCTCCCCGAACTACGGCTTACGGGATGATGGCCGATACCTCTGGTACCAGTACGGCTCCCCGGCAACAGGCGATATATTGGTCTTGCGCTCGGCAGATGACCAACTGCACCGGGAATTCCCGCATGGCTTCAATCCAGCCTTTTCAGGCGCCAGCTTTCTGTTCCAGCTGCCGGGCGATACCTTGGCCATTTTCACCTCAGATAGTATGAGCTACCTGCGGGATGTTACTACTTATGTAGTAGCCCAACATCAGCTCATCCTGCAACAATCCCATGCGCTTAGCTGGATAGACCTGCATACTGGTGGCAGCAAAACTATCTATGAAGGGTCGGTCAGCCAGATAGCCTTCAATGGGCAACAACTCGCGTTTATTGAGGGGCATACGCTCCGGTATTATCAGCGGGAGATGGATACGACCAGGATATTACATGACAGTTGCATGGGCCCATTACAGATCTCCCGGGATGGAAAACGGATCATTTGCCAGTTATTACCTGCACAAACGCCGGCACAGGAGCAGATCAAGATCTGGCATTACCAGGATTACTACCTGCAAACAGCTCCACCCGTTTCCACTACCATCAGCATCCACCTCGAAGATGGACAGGTGCTACCAGTCAATACACCCGGTACACAGATCGCCTACCAGGATGGCGGCAGGTATATCATTACCCAAAACAATCTCAATTACCAGGAATACTATTGGAACAAAGCAGTGATCTCCACGCTTTATCTTGTAGACACACAAAGCGGCGAAGGGAAAACCATCACCGCCAACAAAGAAAAGTTGCTGATCCAGCCAGCCATTTCACCCGGGGAAAGGTTCATGACCTGGCTCGATCCATCCAGTCAATATATCTGTTGCTATGAGATAGCTACAGGGCAGACGCGCGATGTATTAAAAGGGGTAGAAGTGGCACAATGGACAGCGGGCGACAGCATTCTTTTTATCCATACAGCTGATGATGTCTGGAAGGTAGATCCTACCGGGAATAAACCTGCCATGAATCTGACACATGGCAAACGACAGCATACCCGATTCCGCCTGCTGTTCCCCGGCGTATTCCTCGCCTTTGATACAAAAACAAAGCAAAATGGTTTCCGGAGATGGCATTATAACAGCTTAGCGCCTGGTATAATGGATGATGCCTTATATTACTGGCCGCAATATCCTCTGGATCAATACAAGCCTGTAAAAGCAAAAGATACCACTGTTTACCTGTTGCAGCGCATGCAGGCTACCGCAGCGCCGAATTTATTACTGACGGATGATTTTATCCGCTTTACACCTGTTTCCCATATCCGGCCGGAGAAAGATTATAACTGGCTGACAGTAGAATTAACGAAAGCGGGACTCTTGTACAAACCGGCGAATTTCGATCCCAAGCAAAAATACCCGGTCATCTTTCACTACTATGAGCGCAGCGAAGATTACCTGCACAGGTACCTGCCCCCTGCATTAAGTGAGGGCAATCTGAATGTGCCGGCATACGTCAGCAATGGGTATATTGTATGTATTCCTGACATCCGCACCCAAAAGGGACATCCCGGCAAAAGCGCAGCTAAGGCAGTTTTAAGGGCAGCGAAGTACCTCTCCACCTTTCCCTGGGTAGACCGGCAGCGAATGGGATTGCAGGGACATAGTTTCGGTGGATATATCACCAACTATATCATCAGCCACAGCCACCGCTTCGCGGCAGCACAGGCCAGTGCCGGCCCGGTTGACTTTTTCAGTGGCTATGGAGCCGTCAGGAAAATAGCCGGTACTGCCATGCAGCACTTATACGAACAGGGACAAAATAACATGGGTGTTCCCCCATGGGACAGACCCGGGCTATACCTGAAAAACTCCCCCATCGTCCATGCAGACAAAATACATACTCCCCTGCTGTTGCTGCATAACGATAATGACAATGCCGTACCCTTCGCACAAAGTATAGAACTGTTCACTGCTTTAAGGCGATTGCAAAGGCCTGTGTGGCTGATCCAGTACAGGAATGAAGGTCACCAGTTGTTTCGCGACCCGCAGAAACTGGATTTTAGCATCCGCCAGCAACAGTTCTTCGATCACTACCTGAAAGGTACACCGATGCCCGATTGGATGAAGACTCACTGA
- a CDS encoding RagB/SusD family nutrient uptake outer membrane protein translates to MRWKLLLLLFLLLGGACRKLLDPGEPVDGDSAGSIYQSDARAAAVLTGLFYSMSNEGAFMGEKGLSYLCGLSADEFLLEQEDELPRAMYRNQAMPDNMPVWRLLYQYIYQCNAAIEGLSASNRLTPAIKQQLTGEAKFVRAFCYFYLVNLFDEVPLVTGTDYKVNASMGRTPVVKVYELIVQDLEDAASLLRPDYVQADILSASPERVRPNKWAATALLARVQLYRNNWQAAIAAATALIDNKAVYDTVPLSKVFLKNSKEAIWQIQPVNKTLVEDAMLFVQQRPVVAAASFMQTLEKDDLRKQYWLAGATDPYPFKYKATNATKPLTEYLMVLRLAEQYLIRAEARLHSADKEGALKDLMVVRQRAGLPAPRVNGTGPLQDVIQHERQVELFSEWGHRWLDLKRTHTVNTVMKAAATAKGGDWKAYQQWYPIPKSELLLNPNLTQNEGYQE, encoded by the coding sequence ATGCGATGGAAATTATTATTGCTCCTCTTCCTGCTGTTGGGCGGCGCTTGTCGCAAACTGCTGGACCCCGGCGAGCCGGTGGATGGAGACAGCGCTGGCTCCATCTATCAGTCTGATGCCCGCGCTGCCGCCGTGCTTACAGGATTGTTCTATAGTATGAGCAATGAAGGGGCGTTTATGGGAGAAAAGGGCTTGTCCTATCTATGTGGTCTCTCGGCCGATGAGTTCCTGCTGGAACAGGAAGATGAATTGCCCCGGGCCATGTATAGAAACCAGGCCATGCCCGACAATATGCCGGTATGGAGGTTATTGTACCAATACATCTATCAGTGTAATGCCGCTATTGAAGGACTAAGCGCTTCCAACCGCCTCACGCCTGCCATTAAACAGCAATTAACAGGAGAAGCAAAGTTTGTCAGGGCTTTTTGTTATTTCTATTTGGTGAACCTTTTTGATGAAGTGCCATTGGTCACCGGTACTGATTACAAGGTCAATGCCAGCATGGGCCGTACGCCGGTGGTGAAGGTCTATGAACTGATCGTACAAGACCTGGAAGATGCCGCATCGCTGCTACGGCCGGACTATGTACAGGCAGATATCCTGTCTGCAAGCCCCGAGCGTGTACGGCCCAACAAATGGGCTGCTACCGCTTTACTGGCCAGGGTACAGCTGTACCGGAACAATTGGCAGGCGGCGATCGCCGCGGCAACGGCCCTTATTGACAATAAAGCTGTTTATGATACGGTGCCATTATCAAAGGTGTTCCTGAAAAACAGCAAAGAAGCCATCTGGCAAATACAACCAGTGAATAAGACTTTGGTAGAAGATGCTATGCTGTTTGTACAACAGCGTCCTGTTGTTGCCGCGGCGTCCTTTATGCAGACCCTGGAAAAAGATGACCTCCGAAAGCAATACTGGCTAGCTGGCGCCACAGATCCTTATCCTTTCAAATACAAGGCTACAAATGCCACTAAGCCGCTCACGGAATACCTCATGGTATTACGTTTGGCAGAGCAATACCTGATCAGGGCAGAAGCCAGGTTGCATTCGGCCGACAAGGAGGGTGCATTGAAAGACCTGATGGTGGTGCGGCAGCGGGCGGGTTTGCCTGCGCCGAGGGTCAATGGTACAGGTCCACTGCAGGATGTTATCCAGCATGAAAGACAGGTAGAACTATTCTCCGAATGGGGGCACCGCTGGCTAGACCTTAAACGCACCCATACTGTCAATACGGTCATGAAGGCTGCTGCTACAGCTAAAGGAGGCGACTGGAAAGCCTATCAGCAATGGTATCCTATTCCTAAAAGCGAGCTATTGTTAAACCCAAATCTTACACAGAACGAGGGGTACCAGGAATAA
- a CDS encoding SusC/RagA family TonB-linked outer membrane protein, translating to MGMPKPALLCQLLLLLFTCCLCQVKGQDHARPKVTIVGKGLSLRYIFSQIEKQSPYYFSYDPAIVNIHQVLDADFRNAAVPDVLNAVLKGLYTWKLDDRSINVMKAPLAIGPRMQPMELPDTPALIMGRVLDETVIIGYGTTTPRFNTGNVTTVKGDFIAGQSGTNLLMALQGRVPGMLITQTGGVPGMAMKVQIRGQNSLVNGTQPLFIVDGIPYNPVLNGGLGSQIWGDKASAFNFINAEDVESIEVLKDADATAIYGSRGANGVVLISTRKGQPGKTQLNVNVSRGFGKTSRKVKLLNTQQYIAMRREAFRNDGVRPTERNAPDLLKWDTTRYTDWQQQLTGGTASVTNAQASVSGGNKHFLYLLSGHYRRESTVFPGPFGDTRGGIHFSTSTTTANQRFHATFTGSFLADKTSLPGLDLTSQIMLPPNAPAVYLEDGSLNYGWLNPYIALVGPLFDAHVKNLLGNLGLQYRLLPGLVFKTAMGYNWLIGRSETILPIEMYAPDLRKGKTGSLHKYDYDAISRIIEPQLNYELQAGALRLQIVLGGTVQGYDETRENINGDGFKDDRLIRNIRYADTVYGATEGAAYRYAALFGRTGLNWKNRYLLNLSLRRDGSSRFGPRKQYAVFAAAGAGWIFTEEPFMCHLRQVLSFGKLRMSYGTTGNDQIGDYQYLDKYEEVTGTYQGATGLKTSRLFNADFAWELTQKSEAGLELGFLDDKILFSASHFIYRSSNQLVAYPLPDITGAGSIIGNLPAVIRNTGWEFTLSTRCIRKQQFEWASAFNISFGHNKLVHYPDPTIPFLGGNGFVEGEPLSQRYVATSMGVDPATGSYLFADANQKPVPAEKAAERLSVNSVPVFFGGWQNSMRLGRFQLEVLLQFTKQEGINTTFDPSYMPGFQQNQYTEVLSRWQKPGDITDRQRYTQNGALREGYKKAIKSDLGYEDASFVRCRYVEAAWLLPENMQQKLRLHDSRVYLQAQNLFTLSSYKGLDPETQSRTAIPPLRVLSAGLKISL from the coding sequence ATGGGAATGCCCAAACCGGCGCTACTTTGTCAACTCCTCCTGTTGTTGTTTACCTGTTGTCTATGCCAGGTAAAAGGGCAGGACCATGCCCGGCCCAAAGTGACCATCGTCGGCAAGGGGCTTAGCCTCAGGTACATCTTTTCCCAGATCGAAAAACAAAGCCCTTACTACTTCAGCTATGATCCTGCAATAGTCAACATACACCAGGTTTTGGACGCTGACTTCAGGAACGCCGCCGTGCCGGACGTACTCAATGCCGTACTGAAAGGTCTTTATACCTGGAAGCTGGACGATCGCTCCATCAATGTAATGAAAGCCCCGCTGGCCATAGGCCCCCGTATGCAACCCATGGAGCTGCCCGATACACCTGCACTGATCATGGGCCGGGTATTGGATGAAACGGTCATTATCGGCTACGGCACCACCACCCCGCGCTTCAATACCGGGAATGTTACCACCGTCAAAGGCGACTTCATTGCCGGCCAGTCAGGTACCAACCTGCTCATGGCCCTGCAGGGCAGGGTACCCGGTATGCTCATTACGCAAACGGGTGGTGTGCCGGGTATGGCCATGAAAGTGCAGATCCGTGGGCAAAACAGCCTGGTAAATGGTACGCAGCCACTGTTCATTGTGGATGGCATTCCCTATAACCCCGTCCTGAACGGCGGACTGGGTTCGCAGATCTGGGGCGACAAGGCCTCTGCCTTCAACTTTATCAATGCCGAAGATGTGGAAAGCATCGAAGTGCTGAAAGATGCGGATGCTACTGCCATCTACGGCTCGAGAGGCGCCAACGGCGTCGTGCTCATTTCCACCCGCAAAGGCCAGCCGGGAAAAACACAGCTGAACGTCAATGTGAGCCGGGGCTTCGGGAAAACATCCCGAAAAGTAAAATTGCTGAATACCCAACAATATATCGCCATGCGCCGGGAGGCTTTCCGGAATGACGGCGTCAGGCCTACGGAAAGGAATGCCCCTGACTTACTGAAATGGGATACCACCCGTTATACCGACTGGCAGCAACAATTGACAGGAGGAACTGCATCTGTGACCAATGCCCAGGCATCCGTATCCGGAGGGAACAAGCACTTTCTATATCTGCTGAGTGGTCATTACCGGCGGGAAAGCACCGTCTTCCCGGGCCCATTCGGAGACACCCGCGGCGGCATCCATTTCAGTACCAGCACCACCACCGCCAACCAGCGCTTCCATGCCACTTTTACGGGCAGTTTCCTGGCCGATAAAACATCTTTACCTGGTCTTGATCTCACCAGCCAGATCATGCTGCCGCCCAATGCGCCTGCGGTATACCTGGAAGACGGCAGCCTGAATTACGGCTGGCTGAATCCCTACATTGCCCTGGTAGGCCCGCTCTTTGACGCGCATGTAAAAAATCTGCTGGGCAACCTCGGTTTGCAATACCGGCTGCTGCCTGGTCTTGTGTTCAAGACCGCCATGGGCTATAACTGGCTAATCGGCAGATCGGAGACCATCCTTCCAATCGAGATGTATGCCCCGGATCTGCGGAAAGGCAAAACCGGTTCCCTGCATAAATACGATTATGACGCCATTTCCCGCATTATTGAGCCCCAGTTGAACTACGAGCTCCAGGCAGGGGCATTGCGGCTGCAAATAGTGCTTGGAGGCACGGTGCAGGGCTATGACGAAACCCGGGAGAACATCAATGGCGATGGTTTCAAAGACGATCGCCTGATCAGGAATATCCGCTATGCAGATACCGTATATGGCGCAACGGAAGGCGCAGCTTACCGTTATGCTGCCTTGTTTGGCAGAACAGGATTGAACTGGAAGAACCGCTACCTGTTGAACCTCAGCCTACGCCGCGATGGCAGCAGCCGTTTCGGCCCACGTAAACAATATGCAGTATTTGCCGCTGCGGGCGCAGGATGGATCTTTACAGAAGAACCTTTTATGTGTCACCTGCGGCAGGTGCTGAGTTTCGGTAAACTGCGAATGAGCTATGGCACCACCGGCAATGACCAGATAGGCGATTACCAGTACCTCGATAAGTATGAGGAGGTGACAGGAACTTACCAGGGCGCAACAGGCCTGAAGACCAGCCGCTTATTCAATGCCGATTTTGCCTGGGAGCTGACGCAGAAGTCGGAAGCAGGCCTGGAACTGGGTTTCCTGGACGATAAGATCCTGTTCTCTGCCAGTCATTTCATTTACCGCTCTTCCAATCAGCTGGTGGCTTACCCTTTACCGGATATCACTGGCGCCGGCAGCATCATTGGCAATCTGCCTGCCGTGATCCGGAATACGGGTTGGGAGTTTACGCTATCTACCCGCTGCATCCGAAAGCAGCAATTTGAATGGGCGTCCGCATTCAATATCTCTTTTGGCCACAATAAACTGGTACACTATCCTGATCCGACCATTCCCTTCCTGGGAGGTAACGGATTTGTGGAAGGGGAGCCTTTGTCGCAGCGTTATGTAGCCACCTCCATGGGGGTGGACCCAGCTACCGGCAGTTATCTCTTTGCGGATGCCAACCAGAAACCGGTACCGGCTGAGAAAGCTGCAGAAAGGTTGTCGGTGAACAGTGTACCGGTATTCTTCGGTGGCTGGCAGAATAGTATGCGGTTGGGGCGTTTCCAGCTGGAAGTGCTCCTGCAGTTTACAAAGCAGGAGGGGATCAATACGACTTTTGATCCCAGCTATATGCCGGGATTCCAGCAGAATCAATACACGGAGGTACTATCCCGGTGGCAGAAGCCGGGCGATATCACCGACCGCCAGCGGTATACACAGAATGGCGCCCTGCGGGAAGGGTACAAGAAGGCCATTAAAAGTGACCTTGGTTATGAGGATGCTTCATTCGTCCGTTGCCGCTATGTGGAGGCTGCCTGGTTATTGCCGGAGAACATGCAACAGAAACTACGCCTGCATGACAGCAGGGTGTACCTGCAGGCACAGAACCTGTTCACCCTGAGCAGCTATAAGGGCCTGGACCCCGAAACGCAGTCACGGACAGCCATTCCTCCTTTGAGGGTGTTATCTGCCGGATTGAAAATATCGCTTTAA
- a CDS encoding RNA polymerase sigma factor, with amino-acid sequence MHKENRVFVMHPLNNYSEDELFLLMQQGSEAAYAVLYQRYLDLLFSAAYSTLNNVDEAKDVAQDVLIWLWANRATLQINTNLKAYLVGAVKKRCIARLREKASRDNRQQIYASLSNTITGASPLETKELGKQLNAAMAMVSPTSKKVFVLSYMEDKSMKEIAAALNIKVQTAKNHMQQALKTLRQHLRKI; translated from the coding sequence ATGCACAAAGAAAATAGGGTCTTTGTTATGCATCCATTGAACAATTATTCAGAAGACGAACTATTTCTACTCATGCAGCAGGGCAGTGAGGCTGCCTATGCTGTGCTGTACCAACGCTATCTCGACCTGCTGTTCTCAGCTGCTTATTCAACACTCAATAATGTGGACGAAGCTAAAGATGTGGCCCAGGATGTGCTGATCTGGCTATGGGCCAACCGCGCCACCCTGCAGATCAATACTAATCTGAAGGCCTACCTGGTCGGAGCAGTTAAAAAACGTTGTATTGCGAGGCTCAGGGAAAAGGCCAGCCGGGACAATCGCCAGCAGATCTACGCATCCCTCAGCAATACCATCACCGGCGCTTCTCCATTGGAAACAAAAGAACTCGGTAAGCAGCTCAATGCCGCCATGGCCATGGTCAGCCCTACCAGTAAGAAGGTCTTTGTACTGTCTTATATGGAAGATAAATCAATGAAAGAAATTGCCGCTGCGCTGAACATCAAGGTACAGACGGCGAAGAACCACATGCAACAAGCCCTGAAGACACTCCGCCAACATCTTCGAAAAATTTAA
- a CDS encoding FecR family protein — MPVDPEYIEQLVLEEITGTISPEDSITLKRLLEQEPEAYAIWQRLHRQLTGAYIRSVRDNLPEDLPVEQVFATLRRRRRRKIFTGSLGVAASLLALVLVYKIMLPEHEPVLPAPIPSFALKTVALQLPGGQLLHLGSTQQQIVDGITFRETAGTLSWSGANPSQLARVIVPPGKDYTLHLPDGTEVKLNAATTIEMPLAFGRSREVTVKGEAYFQVAKNREKPFLVRLPKSTVQVLGTSFNVNTYDSSQVRVALESGAVKMRTNDGDVLLQPGKAVRYHPGTRPIAAGFDAHAVLSWKSGYYVFENTTVSEIADVIERTYRVKVILDSKATAEKTYSSRLEKGAPLEKFLERLKTLNNINYQFENGNSIVHLLYRP; from the coding sequence ATGCCGGTAGATCCAGAATACATCGAACAATTGGTACTGGAAGAAATAACAGGCACCATTTCACCTGAAGACAGTATCACCCTCAAAAGACTCCTCGAACAGGAACCGGAGGCATATGCCATCTGGCAGCGGCTGCATCGGCAACTGACAGGTGCCTATATCCGGTCCGTCCGTGACAATCTGCCCGAAGACCTTCCGGTGGAGCAAGTATTTGCCACACTGAGAAGGCGCAGGCGACGTAAAATATTCACAGGCAGCCTGGGCGTGGCAGCTTCGCTGCTGGCGCTTGTGCTGGTGTACAAGATAATGTTGCCGGAGCACGAACCCGTTCTTCCGGCCCCTATCCCATCTTTCGCCCTCAAAACTGTTGCACTGCAGCTGCCCGGTGGGCAATTGCTCCATCTGGGCAGCACGCAGCAGCAGATAGTGGATGGGATCACTTTCCGGGAGACAGCCGGAACATTGTCCTGGTCGGGTGCTAACCCCTCCCAACTGGCCCGCGTAATTGTACCGCCTGGAAAGGATTATACCCTTCACCTGCCGGATGGTACGGAGGTGAAGCTAAATGCGGCCACCACCATAGAAATGCCCCTTGCGTTTGGCAGGAGCCGGGAAGTGACGGTAAAGGGAGAGGCCTACTTCCAGGTAGCTAAAAACAGGGAAAAGCCCTTCCTGGTACGTTTACCCAAAAGTACAGTGCAGGTATTGGGTACCTCCTTCAATGTAAACACTTATGATAGCAGCCAGGTGAGGGTGGCGCTGGAATCGGGCGCCGTTAAAATGCGTACGAATGATGGCGATGTGCTGCTGCAGCCCGGAAAAGCCGTCCGGTATCATCCGGGAACAAGACCCATAGCGGCCGGTTTTGATGCCCATGCCGTGCTGTCCTGGAAGAGCGGCTACTATGTATTTGAAAATACCACGGTGAGTGAGATTGCCGATGTGATTGAACGCACTTATCGTGTAAAGGTGATCCTGGACTCAAAAGCCACGGCAGAGAAAACATATTCCTCCAGGCTGGAAAAGGGGGCGCCACTGGAAAAATTCCTCGAACGATTAAAGACACTTAATAACATCAATTACCAGTTTGAAAACGGAAACAGTATTGTGCATTTGTTATACCGCCCGTAA